A stretch of DNA from bacterium:
GGCCATCCCGCGGCGCGCGTGCGTCGGAATGACGATGAGATCCGCGCCCAGCGAGCGGGCGGAGCGGCAGATCGCTTCCGCGGGCGATCCGGTCAGGGCGTGAAGACCGGTGGAAATCCGTGATGGCACGAGTCCGGCCGCGAGTCGTTCGAGCCGCTTTTGAGCCCGTTTTCGCAGGTCCCCCGTGAGATTGGGCGGAAAGTAGGCGCGCATTTCGGGGAAGGGCGCCATGTTCTCGACGGCGGGGCTCACGTGCACGATCTCCAATCGGGCGGAAAACATCCGGGCAAGCTCGGAGGCGGCGCGTACGGCCGGGCGCGAGGCGTCATCGAAGTCGACCGGAACCAAAATGCGCTTGGGAGGCAACCGGCGCGGCTTGCGGAAAACCCAGACCGGCGCGGGAGAGCGGCGGACGACCCCCTCGGCGACGCTCCCCATGAGGATATGGCCGAGACCCGTGCGTCCATGGCTCCCCACGACCACGAGGTCCGGCCGTTCGTCGTTGATGACGCGCGCGATCGCGGCCTTGGGCTCCCCCGCGGCCAGGATGCCCCCGACCG
This window harbors:
- a CDS encoding universal stress protein encodes the protein MKFGKILSLYDYSAPSRAALHFAEALASRFRSRLGIVHVWEIGPTYLFRDWGHQAEPLQNILNRKLLREVQRLSKRKGKSRPRSVGGILAAGEPKAAIARVINDERPDLVVVGSHGRTGLGHILMGSVAEGVVRRSPAPVWVFRKPRRLPPKRILVPVDFDDASRPAVRAASELARMFSARLEIVHVSPAVENMAPFPEMRAYFPPNLTGDLRKRAQKRLERLAAGLVPSRISTGLHALTGSPAEAICRSARSLGADLIVIPTHARRGMARLVLGSVATGVVRHAPCSILTLPPKKPS